Proteins from a single region of Helicobacter pylori:
- a CDS encoding HpaA family protein → MNCFFFKRLFFPQRLCFKTLIALGLSSVLVGCTIKPVAEVKPQNQQEKPIQVNEKIQTTQKVTPFNFNYSLHVAQAPQNYRLIGILAPRIQVSDNLKPYIDKFQNALINQIQTIFEKRGYQTLFFKDESALTLQDKRKLFAVLDVKGWVGVLEDLKMNLKDPNNPNLGTLVDQSSGSVWFSFYEPESNRVVHDFAVEVGTFQAITYTYKQSNSGGFNSSNSIIHEDLEKNKEDAIHQILNKIYALIMKKAVTELTEKNISQHKEAIDRMKGFKSSMPQKK, encoded by the coding sequence ATGAATTGTTTCTTTTTTAAGCGTTTATTTTTTCCTCAAAGACTTTGTTTTAAAACGCTAATCGCTTTGGGGCTTTCAAGCGTGTTGGTTGGTTGCACGATTAAACCAGTTGCTGAAGTAAAACCCCAAAACCAACAAGAAAAACCCATTCAAGTTAATGAAAAAATCCAAACCACTCAAAAAGTAACGCCATTCAATTTTAACTACTCTTTGCATGTCGCCCAAGCCCCACAAAATTATCGTTTGATCGGTATTTTAGCGCCGCGCATTCAAGTGAGCGATAATCTAAAACCCTATATTGATAAGTTTCAAAACGCTTTAATCAATCAAATCCAAACTATTTTTGAGAAAAGAGGCTATCAAACGCTCTTTTTTAAAGATGAAAGCGCTTTAACTTTACAGGATAAAAGAAAGCTTTTTGCTGTTTTAGATGTGAAAGGGTGGGTGGGCGTTTTAGAAGATTTGAAAATGAATTTAAAAGATCCCAATAATCCTAATTTAGGCACGCTAGTGGATCAAAGCTCAGGCTCTGTGTGGTTTAGTTTTTATGAGCCAGAAAGCAATCGTGTAGTCCATGATTTTGCTGTGGAAGTGGGAACTTTTCAGGCAATAACCTACACTTACAAACAGAGTAATTCTGGAGGGTTTAATTCTTCAAACAGCATTATCCATGAAGATTTAGAAAAGAATAAAGAAGATGCGATCCATCAGATTTTAAACAAAATATACGCTTTAATCATGAAAAAAGCCGTAACGGAATTGACAGAAAAAAATATTTCTCAACACAAAGAGGCGATTGATAGAATGAAAGGGTTTAAAAGTTCTATGCCTCAAAAAAAGTAG
- a CDS encoding potassium channel family protein yields the protein MFEKLKFFKIKKDDENQPEVNLNSEIYEQFKVFRLPLILIQLLVLLGTLGYFALENYSLMQAFFQTTYTMTATGFGALNESQFGPISIFLTSILMFFGAGIIAFSVAILVSVVNKGTLTRLIKEKGMIYKIARLKDHYVICYHNEYTIELSKQFRSAQIPFVVVDNDPSFEEEAIKHKYPYYIIGDPHTNLAMLKTHLSSARGVVALSKILPVNVALMVSVRLFEKELKRKPYHIIASAHSDEGLEKLKKLGADMVVSPTKLMAQRVSAMAVRPDMENILERFINKKDTLLDLEEVIVPKTSWLVLRKLKEAHFREIAKAFVIGITQKDGKYIPMPDGETIIASESKLLMVGTSEGVATCKQLIANHQKPKEVDYISL from the coding sequence TTGTTTGAAAAGTTGAAATTTTTTAAAATCAAAAAAGACGATGAAAATCAGCCAGAAGTCAATTTAAATTCTGAAATCTATGAGCAATTTAAGGTCTTTAGACTCCCGCTTATTTTAATCCAATTGCTTGTGCTTTTAGGCACTCTAGGATACTTCGCCCTAGAAAATTATAGCCTTATGCAAGCTTTCTTTCAAACGACTTACACCATGACAGCTACAGGGTTTGGCGCTTTAAATGAAAGCCAGTTTGGGCCTATAAGTATTTTTTTAACTTCCATTTTGATGTTTTTTGGGGCAGGAATTATTGCCTTTAGCGTGGCTATTTTAGTTAGCGTGGTCAATAAAGGCACGCTTACCAGATTGATTAAGGAGAAAGGTATGATTTATAAAATCGCACGCCTTAAGGATCATTATGTGATTTGTTACCACAATGAATACACCATTGAATTGAGCAAGCAGTTCCGCTCCGCTCAAATCCCTTTTGTGGTCGTGGATAATGACCCTAGTTTTGAAGAAGAAGCCATTAAGCACAAATACCCCTACTATATCATAGGCGATCCGCACACCAATTTAGCCATGCTAAAAACCCACTTAAGCAGCGCTAGGGGCGTTGTGGCGTTGTCTAAGATTTTACCGGTGAATGTGGCGTTAATGGTGAGCGTGCGCTTGTTTGAAAAGGAATTGAAGCGCAAACCTTACCACATCATTGCGAGCGCGCATAGCGATGAAGGCTTAGAAAAATTAAAAAAATTAGGGGCTGATATGGTGGTTTCCCCTACAAAACTCATGGCGCAGAGAGTGAGCGCGATGGCGGTGCGTCCGGATATGGAAAATATATTAGAGCGTTTTATCAATAAAAAAGACACGCTTTTAGACTTAGAGGAAGTGATTGTCCCTAAAACCAGCTGGCTTGTGTTAAGGAAATTAAAAGAAGCCCATTTTAGAGAGATCGCTAAAGCGTTTGTGATTGGTATCACTCAAAAAGATGGCAAATACATCCCCATGCCTGACGGGGAAACGATTATTGCAAGCGAATCCAAACTATTAATGGTTGGTACTTCAGAAGGCGTTGCGACCTGTAAGCAACTCATTGCCAACCATCAAAAACCCAAAGAAGTGGATTACATTTCCTTGTGA
- a CDS encoding DUF1542 domain-containing protein gives MNYPNLPNSALDLTEQPEVKEITNELLKQLQNALKGNHLFTDQVELSLKGIVRILEVLLSLDFFKNANEIDSSLRNSIEWLTHAGESLKAKMREYEHFFNDFNASMHANEQEVTNTLNANTENIKSEVKKLENQLIETTTRLLTSYQIFLNQARDNANHQITENKTASLEAITQAKENANNQITENKTQSLEALTLAKTTANNEITANKTQAINNINEAKESANNEINTNKTQALSNITQEKQQATSEITQAKQTAFNELLETLKPKFSGLYSGIFYIRNTIYIQGGWEQKIKDLSDYTLETSKKYEIEVFFNFVTAQKTENSAFFGLKTQEGFLKESIQKIVYKYTAQTYHTKLLVENLSGVLGLYHGYFYGNINYFNESLVTIISTKRALKGL, from the coding sequence ATGAATTACCCTAATTTGCCTAATAGCGCGCTAGATTTAACCGAACAGCCCGAAGTGAAAGAAATCACTAACGAGCTATTAAAGCAATTACAGAACGCTTTAAAAGGTAATCATCTTTTCACGGATCAAGTGGAATTAAGCCTTAAAGGCATCGTTAGGATTTTAGAAGTGCTTTTGAGTTTGGATTTTTTTAAAAACGCCAACGAGATCGATAGCAGTTTAAGAAATTCTATTGAGTGGCTTACTCACGCAGGCGAGAGCTTAAAAGCCAAGATGCGAGAATACGAGCACTTTTTTAACGATTTCAATGCGAGCATGCACGCCAACGAGCAAGAAGTAACCAACACCTTAAACGCTAACACCGAGAACATTAAAAGCGAAGTTAAAAAGCTAGAAAATCAATTGATAGAAACCACTACAAGGCTTTTAACGAGCTATCAAATCTTTTTAAACCAAGCACGAGATAACGCTAACCATCAAATCACCGAAAACAAGACCGCAAGCCTTGAAGCAATAACACAAGCCAAAGAAAACGCTAATAACCAAATCACCGAAAACAAAACCCAAAGCCTTGAAGCGCTTACACTTGCGAAAACCACCGCTAATAACGAAATAACCGCCAATAAAACGCAAGCGATAAACAACATTAACGAAGCGAAAGAAAGTGCTAATAACGAAATAAACACCAATAAAACGCAAGCGCTAAGCAACATCACGCAAGAAAAACAACAAGCTACAAGCGAGATCACGCAAGCGAAACAAACCGCATTTAACGAACTTTTAGAAACCTTAAAGCCGAAGTTTAGCGGTTTGTATAGCGGGATTTTCTACATTAGAAACACGATTTACATTCAAGGCGGATGGGAGCAAAAAATCAAAGACTTGAGCGATTACACGCTAGAAACAAGCAAAAAATACGAAATAGAAGTATTTTTTAATTTCGTTACGGCGCAAAAAACAGAAAATAGCGCGTTTTTTGGGCTAAAAACGCAAGAAGGCTTTTTGAAAGAAAGCATTCAAAAGATCGTATATAAATACACCGCGCAAACCTACCACACAAAGCTTTTAGTGGAGAATTTGAGCGGTGTTTTAGGATTGTATCATGGGTATTTTTACGGGAATATCAATTATTTCAATGAGAGCCTCGTAACGATTATATCAACAAAGAGGGCTTTAAAAGGGTTATAA
- the rpmB gene encoding 50S ribosomal protein L28, protein MAKRCTLTFKGPMVGNHVSHANNKNKRRLLPNLRSIKIQLDDGTTKRIKVAASTLRTMRKGA, encoded by the coding sequence ATGGCAAAAAGATGCACTTTAACTTTTAAAGGGCCTATGGTAGGCAATCATGTCAGTCATGCGAACAACAAAAATAAACGCCGCTTACTCCCTAACTTGCGATCGATTAAGATCCAATTAGATGACGGCACGACTAAACGCATTAAGGTGGCTGCTTCCACTTTAAGAACCATGCGTAAAGGGGCTTAG